One Ischnura elegans unplaced genomic scaffold, ioIscEleg1.1, whole genome shotgun sequence genomic region harbors:
- the LOC124173502 gene encoding histone H2A translates to MSGRGKGGKVKGKSKSRSSRAGLQFPVGRIHRLLRKGNYAERVGAGAPVYLAAVMEYLAAEVLELAGNAARDNKKTRIIPRHLQLAIRNDEELNKLLSGVTIAQGGVLPNIQAVLLPKKTEKKA, encoded by the coding sequence ATGTCCGGACGAGGAAAGGGAGGCAAAGTCAAGGGGAAGTCCAAGTCCCGTTCCAGCAGGGCCGGACTTCAGTTCCCCGTGGGACGTATTCACCGTCTTCTCCGCAAGGGCAACTACGCCGAGCGTGTCGGTGCCGGTGCCCCCGTGTACCTGGCCGCCGTCATGGAGTACCTCGCCGCAGAAGTTTTGGAGTTGGCCGGTAACGCCGCCCGTGACAACAAGAAGACTAGGATCATCCCTCGTCACCTCCAACTGGCCATCCGTAACGACGAGGAGTTGAACAAGCTCCTCTCAGGCGTCACCATCGCCCAGGGTGGTGTCTTGCCCAACATCCAGGCCGTGCTTCTGCCCAAGAAGACCGAGAAGAAGGCTTAA
- the LOC124173503 gene encoding histone H4 yields the protein MTGRGKGGKGLGKGGAKRHRKVLRDNIQGITKPAIRRLARRGGVKRISGLIYEETRGVLKVFLENVIRDAVTYTEHAKRKTVTAMDVVYALKRQGRTLYGFGG from the coding sequence ATGACTGGACGTGGCAAGGGAGGAAAAGGCTTGGGGAAAGGAGGCGCCAAGCGTCATCGCAAGGTTCTTCGCGACAACATCCAGGGCATCACCAAGCCAGCCATTCGCCGTTTGGCCCGCCGTGGAGGAGTCAAGCGTATCTCCGGACTCATCTACGAGGAGACCCGCGGTGTCCTCAAGGTGTTCCTGGAGAACGTGATCCGTGACGCCGTCACCTACACCGAACACGCCAAGAGGAAGACCGTTACCGCCATGGACGTCGTGTACGCCCTCAAGCGCCAGGGACGCACCCTGTACGGATTCGGTGGTTAG
- the LOC124173501 gene encoding late histone H1-like: MADATAAAAAAPPAAQPSGTAAVKPLPAASAASKKASKGAASKKARAKPSHPPTSEMVNNAVKSLKERGGSSLQAIKKYIAASYKVDAEKLSPFIKKYLKSAVTSGTLVQTKGKGASGSFKLSSTTLKDKAAPAAAKAKKTAAKKTAAAKKPKPAKKEKAATKRSAPKERSKSAPPAKKAKKADKPKKKPAAAKPAAKAAKSPSKAKKAPTKPKAPKPKKTPTKPKPAAAKKAAAAPKKK, from the coding sequence ATGGCAGACGCTACCGCAGCAGCCGCAGCAGCGCCCCCGGCGGCCCAGCCGTCCGGCACCGCAGCCGTCAAGCCCCTGCCCGCCGCCTCCGCAGCATCCAAGAAGGCCAGCAAGGGCGCCGCCTCCAAGAAGGCCCGCGCAAAGCCCTCGCATCCACCGACCTCCGAGATGGTCAACAACGCCGTCAAGAGCCTCAAGGAACGCGGCGGCTCCTCCCTCCAGGCCATCAAGAAGTACATCGCCGCCTCCTACAAGGTCGACGCCGAGAAGCTCTCCCCCTTCATCAAGAAGTACCTCAAGTCCGCCGTCACCTCCGGCACACTCGTACAGACCAAGGGCAAGGGAGCGTCGGGGTCCTTCAAGCTGAGCTCCACCACGCTGAAGGACAAGGCTGCACCCGCTGCAGCCAAGGCGAAGAAGACCGCAGCCAAGAAGACCGCCGCGGCCAAGAAGCCGAAGCCcgcgaagaaggagaaggctgccaccaagcggtccgcgcCCAAGGAGCGCTCCAAGTCCGCGCCTCCTGCGAAGAAGGCAAAGAAAGCAGACAAGCCCAAGAAGAAGCCCGCAGCAGCCAAGCCAGCGGCGAAGGCAGCAAAGTCCCCATCGAAGGCAAAGAAGGCGCCCACCAAGCCCAAGGCGCCCAAGCCCAAGAAGACGCCCACCAAGCCCAAGCCCGCGGCAGCAAAGAAGGCCGCCGCCGCCCCCAAGAAGAAGTGA